One Streptomyces sp. NBC_00223 genomic window carries:
- a CDS encoding carbohydrate kinase family protein, with amino-acid sequence MTRLAMTVPVDRFPLEYSALRHASWMGCAVVGGAYNIASALAALGDSPQLCTQVGKDDAGHAIRTALKRRGLDGRGVVTTQESPKTVIFVDSEGRVARNAWNSETWVEYPMERYIERAVEADLAIVTSHPFGKPFLGVSKELLKMPVAVDMHLAADLDNERQRPWFESADVLFCSHERLPGRPEEWIAEVLRRYPGCRIVAVGRGAAGCVMGLWDGRLVEIEAVTPRPIRSTDGAGDALFASFLHGWLASGEPVEALESAVLFAGWKIGAESAAEGFVTRAELAALRRAYPMRTRVGSWR; translated from the coding sequence ATGACCCGGCTGGCGATGACCGTGCCGGTCGACCGTTTTCCGCTCGAGTACAGCGCTTTGCGTCATGCGTCATGGATGGGCTGCGCGGTGGTCGGGGGAGCGTACAACATCGCCAGCGCGCTGGCGGCCCTCGGTGACAGTCCTCAACTGTGCACGCAGGTGGGGAAGGACGACGCCGGCCACGCCATCAGGACGGCCCTGAAGCGTCGTGGACTCGACGGGCGAGGAGTGGTGACGACCCAGGAGTCCCCGAAGACGGTGATCTTCGTCGACTCGGAAGGCCGGGTGGCACGGAACGCCTGGAATTCCGAGACGTGGGTCGAGTATCCGATGGAGCGGTACATCGAGCGGGCGGTCGAGGCCGATCTGGCCATCGTGACCAGCCATCCGTTCGGAAAGCCGTTCCTGGGCGTGTCGAAGGAACTGCTGAAGATGCCGGTGGCGGTGGACATGCACCTGGCGGCGGATCTCGACAACGAGCGGCAGCGGCCGTGGTTCGAATCGGCCGACGTGCTCTTCTGCAGCCACGAACGGCTGCCGGGCCGGCCCGAGGAGTGGATCGCCGAAGTGCTCCGGCGCTACCCCGGCTGCCGGATCGTCGCGGTCGGGCGGGGAGCGGCGGGCTGTGTCATGGGGCTGTGGGACGGCCGCCTGGTCGAGATCGAGGCCGTCACCCCTCGTCCGATCCGGAGCACGGACGGGGCGGGCGACGCGCTGTTCGCGTCCTTCCTGCACGGGTGGCTCGCGTCGGGGGAGCCGGTCGAGGCGCTGGAGTCCGCGGTGCTGTTCGCGGGCTGGAAGATCGGCGCGGAGTCGGCGGCCGAGGGGTTCGTCACCCGCGCGGAACTCGCCGCCCTGCGGCGGGCGTACCCGATGCGGACGCGAGTGGGCAGCTGGCGGTGA